GCTGGCGATTGCCGCGCACGCAGGGCTGACACGGCTGACGATCAAATTGGATGAACCGGTTGATGTGGTGCGTTTTGACAGCTTTTCGTCCCTGCGCCGCCGGATCACCGTCAGCTTGAACGATGCAGGCGTGACCCCGCAACGCACCTCGGACGGGCAGCCGCACTTCGTGCGCCTGGCCGCTTAACCCTCGGCGTTCAAGACCGCGCTGGAGAGGGCCACAAGGCCCAGGCCCCGCGCGGTTTCGATATCCAGAACCGGTAGGTCATGGCCGCCGTTCTGGCGCTGGTAAGTCTGGATTGCGCGCCCCGTGCGCGCATCCAGCACACCAGTGATTTCGCCACGGTAAAACCCGCGCGCGCCCAAGGCACGCTGCACCGAGGCCACGAATTGCGGTGTCAGCGCATCCGGGCACAGCGTTTCAAATTCAACCTCGCGGCGTTCACGCAAAATGCGCTGGCGCGTGACCGTGCGAAACGCCGCAGGGCTGCGCACCGTTCCGTCGCTGTCCAGCACGGCGGGCTGCACGATGATCTGTTCGGTCACGGTTTCGATCACCGCAGGCGTGGTTTCCTGCGCAAAACAGCGCCCCGCGCCATCGGTTGTGATCGGTGTTTCATCAGGCACATTCGCGGGCGCGACGCAGGCAGCAAGCACCAGCGCCCCCGCAATCGGAGCCAGAATTCGGAACGGCTTGGTCATCTGCTCTGCCTTATGGGTCTTGCGCCCGCTTGAAGCTTGATAGCGCAAAACCCGTGCGCGGCCTAGTCATCTGTTCACAACCTCGACAGCCTGTCGCATCCAGCCCACACAA
This portion of the Octadecabacter sp. SW4 genome encodes:
- a CDS encoding peptidoglycan-binding protein; amino-acid sequence: MTKPFRILAPIAGALVLAACVAPANVPDETPITTDGAGRCFAQETTPAVIETVTEQIIVQPAVLDSDGTVRSPAAFRTVTRQRILRERREVEFETLCPDALTPQFVASVQRALGARGFYRGEITGVLDARTGRAIQTYQRQNGGHDLPVLDIETARGLGLVALSSAVLNAEG